A genomic window from Chlorobium phaeobacteroides DSM 266 includes:
- the mtgA gene encoding monofunctional biosynthetic peptidoglycan transglycosylase — protein MKLVKNLFILLLLFFIADIARYAFYPDIGRLAYENPKKSAFMLYREAEWEKQGLYEKTVKQQWVPIEKVSPNLIKAVLIAEDDKFWQHEGFDYKAIGVALEKNIAEKKFKMGGSTISQQLAKNLFLSPSKNPIRKIKEAILTWRIEKTLTKRRILEIYINVAEWGDGIFGIEQASRHYYGVSAARLTAQQASKLASVLPNPIRYSPKGSSSYVHNRSRKILAIMKKRGIVLPDYDAVMTTAQPDTTTVDSVTIGIPQELIDQAASPDSSIDKTIEADHAPHDGAPGQKENTAIPDSPNSEKQP, from the coding sequence ATGAAGCTTGTCAAGAATCTTTTTATTCTTCTCCTTCTCTTTTTCATAGCCGATATTGCCCGTTACGCCTTCTATCCGGACATCGGGCGCCTTGCTTATGAAAATCCAAAAAAAAGCGCCTTTATGCTCTACCGTGAAGCCGAATGGGAGAAACAGGGGCTTTATGAAAAAACCGTCAAACAGCAATGGGTTCCGATTGAAAAAGTCTCTCCGAACCTGATCAAGGCCGTGCTTATTGCCGAAGACGACAAATTCTGGCAGCACGAAGGATTTGATTACAAAGCTATTGGCGTTGCCCTTGAAAAAAACATCGCAGAAAAAAAATTCAAAATGGGCGGGAGCACCATCAGTCAACAGCTTGCAAAAAATCTCTTTCTCTCCCCCTCAAAAAACCCGATCAGAAAAATCAAAGAGGCAATCCTGACATGGAGAATCGAAAAAACCCTGACAAAACGAAGAATTCTTGAAATCTATATCAATGTTGCCGAGTGGGGCGACGGTATATTCGGCATCGAGCAGGCATCCCGACACTATTATGGCGTCAGTGCCGCTCGATTGACGGCACAGCAGGCATCGAAACTGGCATCAGTACTGCCCAATCCCATCAGGTACTCTCCAAAAGGGTCGTCATCCTATGTACACAACCGTTCCCGGAAAATCCTTGCGATCATGAAAAAACGAGGCATTGTGCTGCCGGATTATGATGCGGTCATGACCACCGCTCAGCCCGACACAACAACGGTTGATTCAGTGACCATCGGCATACCGCAAGAGCTTATCGACCAGGCCGCATCGCCTGACAGCAGCATAGACAAAACCATTGAAGCCGATCACGCCCCGCATGACGGAGCCCCCGGGCAAAAAGAAAACACGGCGATCCCCGATTCGCCGAACAGCGAAAAACAGCCATAA
- a CDS encoding c-type cytochrome, translated as MKRVFIGLVTGLLCFPVAQSRAATPDGKEVFERNCSVCHSVNPPSKSAPPILPISGRYHMQFSTKSAGVAAMAAFMKAPSKQKSVIEPEAITRFGLMPPMALGDAELTAVAGWVWDQGGSASGRGSGRGAGQGAGGCN; from the coding sequence ATGAAACGTGTTTTTATTGGGCTGGTTACTGGTTTGCTCTGTTTTCCTGTCGCTCAGAGTCGCGCTGCGACTCCTGATGGAAAAGAGGTGTTTGAGAGAAACTGCAGCGTTTGTCATTCGGTCAACCCGCCCTCGAAAAGCGCTCCGCCGATTCTGCCGATTTCGGGCAGATATCACATGCAGTTTTCAACGAAAAGTGCCGGTGTCGCTGCTATGGCTGCATTCATGAAAGCTCCTTCAAAGCAGAAGTCCGTTATTGAGCCGGAGGCAATTACTCGTTTCGGGCTTATGCCTCCGATGGCTCTTGGTGATGCGGAGCTGACCGCTGTAGCGGGATGGGTCTGGGATCAGGGCGGCAGCGCTTCAGGCCGCGGATCGGGTCGAGGTGCCGGACAAGGTGCCGGTGGTTGCAATTAA
- the mutL gene encoding DNA mismatch repair endonuclease MutL: MAKIARLPDNVANKISAGEVVQRPASVIKELLENAIDACASKITVTIKDAGKELVQIVDNGIGMSRQDALLSVERFATSKISGVEDLDSLMSLGFRGEALPSIASVSQFELKTKPEGALLGFRFRCDGGEPVEESEVNAEKGTTITVRNLFYNVPARRKFLKSNATEFRHIFESVKSLALAYPEIEWKMVSDDEELFHFRTPDIYERLDAFYGENFSLSLIPVSEENDYLSISGFLGKPGMQKRQKLDQYIYVNRRIIQNRMLSQALQQAYGELLVERQAPFALLFLGIDPSRIDVNVHPAKLEVKFEDERSVRTMFYPVIKRTIQLHDFSPDAAEKEPCSIKEGTLDCSSRKLGFQDIAEPASTTSTLYANYRQGAFGDTPFERPAYAEKEPRPSSINTGFERFEPDLREGGDLFSTTLQARPYEDDNTPDPGENDPKIWQLHNKYIICQIKTGMMIIDQHVAHERVLYERAVDVMNQNVPNSQQLLFPQKIELRAWEYEVFEEIRDDLYRLGFNLRSFGAKTVMIEGIPQDVRPGTEVTILQDMITEFQENSSKLKLERRENLARSYSCRNAIMAGQKLSLEEMRSLIDNLFATRVPYTCPHGRPVIIKLSLDQLDRMFGRK; this comes from the coding sequence ATGGCAAAAATCGCGCGATTACCGGACAATGTCGCCAACAAAATTTCGGCTGGCGAGGTAGTGCAACGTCCGGCATCAGTCATCAAGGAACTTCTCGAAAACGCCATTGATGCCTGCGCGTCAAAAATAACCGTGACCATCAAGGATGCCGGCAAAGAACTGGTGCAGATAGTTGACAACGGAATCGGTATGAGTCGCCAGGATGCGCTGCTCTCGGTTGAACGCTTTGCAACAAGCAAGATTTCAGGCGTTGAAGACCTCGACTCGCTCATGAGCCTTGGATTCAGAGGCGAAGCGCTGCCAAGCATCGCTTCGGTTTCACAGTTCGAACTGAAAACCAAGCCGGAAGGCGCCCTGCTCGGCTTCAGGTTTCGCTGCGACGGAGGAGAACCGGTTGAAGAATCCGAAGTCAATGCCGAAAAGGGAACAACCATCACAGTAAGAAATCTCTTTTACAACGTTCCGGCACGCAGAAAATTCCTCAAATCAAACGCAACAGAGTTCCGTCATATTTTCGAGTCAGTCAAGTCGCTGGCACTTGCCTATCCGGAAATCGAATGGAAAATGGTCAGCGATGACGAAGAACTCTTCCACTTCAGAACTCCCGACATTTACGAACGCCTCGATGCTTTTTATGGTGAAAATTTCTCCCTGAGCCTCATACCTGTTTCTGAAGAGAACGATTACCTGTCGATAAGCGGCTTTCTGGGAAAACCGGGCATGCAGAAACGGCAGAAACTCGATCAGTATATCTATGTTAACCGGAGAATTATTCAAAACAGGATGCTCTCACAAGCCTTGCAGCAAGCCTATGGCGAACTGCTCGTCGAGCGTCAGGCTCCGTTTGCCCTGCTCTTTCTCGGCATTGACCCCTCACGTATTGATGTTAACGTACACCCGGCAAAACTTGAAGTCAAATTCGAAGATGAGCGAAGTGTACGGACCATGTTTTATCCTGTTATCAAGCGGACCATCCAGCTTCACGACTTTTCACCTGATGCCGCTGAAAAAGAACCCTGTTCGATCAAGGAAGGCACTCTTGATTGTTCATCAAGAAAACTCGGGTTTCAGGACATCGCGGAACCTGCATCGACAACCAGCACACTCTATGCAAACTATCGGCAGGGGGCTTTCGGCGATACACCCTTCGAACGACCTGCCTACGCGGAAAAAGAGCCCCGCCCGTCATCCATCAATACAGGCTTTGAGCGTTTTGAACCAGATCTGCGCGAAGGAGGCGACCTGTTTTCGACAACACTCCAGGCAAGACCTTACGAGGACGACAACACTCCTGATCCGGGAGAAAACGACCCCAAAATCTGGCAACTGCACAACAAATACATTATCTGCCAGATCAAGACAGGAATGATGATTATCGACCAGCACGTAGCCCATGAGCGAGTGCTCTACGAACGAGCCGTTGATGTCATGAACCAGAACGTACCAAACTCTCAGCAACTGCTCTTCCCCCAGAAAATCGAACTCCGTGCCTGGGAATATGAAGTGTTCGAAGAAATTCGGGACGACCTCTATCGGCTTGGATTCAACCTCCGCTCATTCGGCGCAAAAACAGTGATGATCGAAGGAATTCCTCAGGATGTCAGACCCGGAACCGAAGTCACCATCCTGCAGGACATGATTACCGAGTTTCAGGAAAACAGCTCAAAGCTGAAACTCGAAAGAAGAGAAAACCTTGCAAGATCCTACTCCTGCCGCAATGCCATTATGGCCGGTCAGAAACTATCGCTTGAAGAGATGCGCTCGTTGATTGACAACCTCTTCGCCACACGGGTACCCTATACCTGTCCGCACGGCAGACCTGTTATCATAAAGCTCTCGCTCGACCAGCTCGACAGGATGTTCGGGCGAAAATAA
- a CDS encoding cation-translocating P-type ATPase: MKTGHLTCWHCLTTEDVFNKLQTTSGGLSSSEAFRLLGVYGPNRIHAERRTSPLKLLVAQFKNVLILTLLIATLLSVYLGHGFEAVAIAVIVLFAVLLGFVQEFRAEKAIEALREMAAPLARVMRDGKEAVINASELVPGDILLLAVGDRVAADARLLQASNLRADEASLTGESLPSEKDVEAVLSEDAAPGDQKNMVFAGTSISYGRASAVVVSTGMATEFGRIAAMLQNVETEKTPLQKNLDKVGSALAGVALLIVLVIVVFGLFRGQSFIEMLIFGIALAVAVVPEALPAVVTISLALGVQRMVKRNALMRRLPVVETLGSTTVICSDKTGTLTRDEMTVRTLYSSGVFIDVNGSGYNPEGSLAVVDGGSLPESLNELLLAGVLCNDARIVKSDSGFWGVAGDPTEGALLVVARKAGLNELTLRQLYERLDERPFSSETKKMMTLHRMGETTKAFIKGAPEVLLADSVAVRCSEGVKALDDPLRAALLAEADNLGKRALRVLAFAVKDGADMSSAGDGMTFLGFAGMIDPPRAEAGDAVRQCLAAGIRPVMITGDHPLTAEAIARELGILRDGKVVTGAMLQTMSAEELRHSVGSVSVFARVAPEHKLRIVEALQMNGEVVAMTGDGVNDAPALKKADIGISMGLTGTDVSKEASAMMLMDDNFATIVAAVEEGRGIYDNIKKYLTYLLSSNIGELGLMAGATLMGIPLPLSAVQILYVNLATDGFPALALAVDPSERDIMLRSPNNPKKGIFTPSVLAFMLTGGIWSTMVNLSLFLWAFASGRTLQESMTMTFVSLVLIQFFKAYNFRSEKVSLFVRPFANRWLNLAIVWELVMLIAIINVPFLQRLFGTCLLTPEDWVIVIGSAMTVVPIIELLKWLMRSGRFGF; this comes from the coding sequence ATGAAAACGGGGCATTTGACCTGCTGGCACTGTCTGACGACGGAAGATGTTTTTAATAAACTGCAGACAACTTCAGGGGGGCTCAGCAGCAGCGAAGCTTTCAGGCTTCTGGGTGTTTACGGACCGAACCGGATTCATGCTGAACGGAGGACAAGCCCTCTGAAGCTGCTTGTTGCCCAGTTTAAAAATGTACTTATTCTCACCTTGCTGATCGCAACCCTTCTTTCAGTCTACCTTGGCCATGGGTTTGAAGCTGTTGCTATTGCTGTGATTGTTCTGTTTGCCGTTCTTCTCGGGTTTGTTCAGGAGTTCAGAGCTGAAAAGGCTATCGAAGCTCTTCGAGAGATGGCTGCTCCGCTTGCAAGAGTGATGCGAGATGGCAAAGAGGCGGTGATTAACGCCTCGGAGCTTGTTCCTGGCGATATTCTGCTGCTTGCCGTCGGGGACCGGGTTGCGGCTGACGCAAGGTTGCTGCAGGCCAGTAATCTTCGTGCCGATGAGGCTTCGCTGACAGGCGAGTCGCTCCCGTCGGAGAAAGATGTGGAGGCGGTTCTTTCGGAAGATGCCGCTCCTGGCGATCAGAAAAACATGGTTTTTGCCGGTACCTCCATAAGCTATGGTCGCGCTTCGGCTGTTGTGGTCTCAACGGGTATGGCGACGGAGTTTGGCAGGATCGCTGCCATGCTGCAGAATGTTGAAACTGAAAAAACGCCTCTTCAGAAAAATCTCGACAAGGTGGGCTCGGCACTTGCCGGTGTTGCCTTGCTGATTGTGCTGGTTATTGTGGTTTTTGGACTGTTTCGCGGTCAATCGTTTATTGAGATGCTTATTTTCGGCATTGCTCTTGCGGTCGCGGTTGTTCCGGAAGCGCTTCCTGCAGTTGTGACCATTTCGCTTGCTCTTGGCGTACAGCGAATGGTCAAGCGAAATGCGCTTATGAGGCGTCTGCCAGTTGTTGAAACGCTCGGCAGCACCACGGTGATCTGTTCGGATAAAACCGGTACACTGACGCGTGATGAAATGACCGTGCGCACGCTCTATTCTTCGGGCGTTTTTATTGATGTCAATGGTTCCGGTTATAATCCGGAGGGTTCACTTGCCGTCGTGGACGGCGGCAGCCTGCCGGAAAGCTTGAACGAGCTGCTTCTTGCCGGCGTTCTCTGCAACGATGCCCGGATTGTCAAGAGTGATTCGGGTTTCTGGGGAGTCGCCGGAGATCCTACGGAGGGGGCTCTGCTTGTTGTTGCTCGTAAGGCGGGGTTGAATGAGCTGACGTTGAGGCAACTCTATGAGCGTCTTGACGAGCGGCCTTTTTCGTCCGAAACAAAAAAAATGATGACGTTGCACCGGATGGGTGAGACGACGAAGGCTTTTATCAAAGGGGCTCCGGAAGTCCTTCTTGCCGACAGCGTTGCTGTTCGTTGCTCGGAGGGCGTAAAGGCTCTCGATGACCCCTTGCGGGCTGCTCTGCTTGCCGAGGCTGATAATCTCGGTAAACGGGCGTTGCGGGTGCTTGCTTTTGCGGTAAAAGATGGAGCTGATATGAGCAGTGCCGGTGACGGGATGACTTTTCTCGGTTTTGCCGGAATGATCGATCCGCCGAGAGCAGAAGCGGGCGATGCCGTGCGACAGTGTCTTGCTGCCGGTATCCGTCCGGTTATGATCACCGGAGATCATCCCCTGACGGCAGAGGCAATTGCCCGTGAACTTGGTATTCTTCGTGATGGAAAAGTGGTGACCGGAGCGATGCTGCAAACCATGAGCGCTGAAGAGCTGCGCCATTCAGTTGGATCAGTTTCTGTTTTTGCGCGGGTTGCTCCGGAACACAAGCTTCGTATTGTTGAGGCACTGCAGATGAACGGTGAAGTAGTAGCCATGACCGGCGACGGCGTGAACGATGCTCCAGCCCTTAAAAAAGCAGATATCGGCATTTCGATGGGCTTGACCGGTACCGACGTTTCAAAGGAGGCATCCGCTATGATGCTGATGGACGATAATTTTGCAACGATTGTTGCCGCCGTCGAAGAGGGCAGAGGAATCTACGATAATATAAAAAAGTACCTGACCTATCTGCTCTCATCCAATATCGGTGAGCTTGGCCTGATGGCCGGCGCGACACTTATGGGTATTCCGCTTCCGCTTTCAGCGGTGCAGATCCTCTATGTAAACCTTGCTACCGATGGTTTTCCGGCTCTTGCTCTTGCCGTTGATCCTTCCGAGCGCGACATCATGTTACGCAGTCCGAATAATCCGAAAAAAGGGATATTCACCCCTTCCGTGCTTGCTTTTATGCTTACAGGCGGTATCTGGTCGACGATGGTCAATCTTTCCCTGTTTCTCTGGGCTTTCGCTTCCGGTCGCACTCTTCAGGAGTCCATGACCATGACCTTCGTTTCGCTTGTGCTCATCCAGTTTTTCAAGGCCTATAATTTTCGTTCTGAAAAAGTATCTCTTTTTGTTCGTCCTTTTGCAAACCGCTGGCTGAATCTTGCTATTGTCTGGGAGCTGGTAATGCTTATCGCAATCATTAATGTTCCGTTTTTGCAGAGACTTTTTGGAACCTGTCTGCTTACTCCGGAAGATTGGGTTATCGTTATCGGTTCCGCTATGACGGTTGTTCCGATTATTGAGCTGCTCAAGTGGTTAATGCGCAGTGGTCGGTTCGGATTTTAA
- the hemE gene encoding uroporphyrinogen decarboxylase: MLKNDLFLRALKRQPCSRTPIWVMRQAGRYLPEYRAVREKTDFLTLCKTPELAAEVTIQPVDLMGVDAAIIFSDILVVNEAMGMDVEIIESKGIRLSPAIRSQVDIDRLIIPDINEKLGYVMDAIRLTKKELDNRVPLIGFSGAAWTLFTYAVEGGGSKNYAFAKKMMYREPKMAHMLLSKISSVITEYVLMQIEAGADAIQIFDSWASALSEDDYREFALPYIKENVQAIKTKYPDTPVIVFSKDCNTILSEIADTGCDAMGLGWNMDIAKARKELNDRVCIQGNMDPTVLYGTPDKIRSEAAKILKQFGQHTATSGHVFNLGHGILPDVDPANLKLLVEFVKEESVKYH, encoded by the coding sequence ATGCTCAAAAATGATCTCTTCCTCCGGGCGTTAAAAAGACAGCCTTGCTCACGAACACCAATCTGGGTGATGCGGCAGGCTGGCCGTTACTTGCCGGAATATCGTGCCGTAAGAGAAAAAACAGACTTTTTAACCTTGTGCAAAACCCCGGAACTGGCAGCAGAAGTAACCATTCAGCCGGTTGACTTAATGGGTGTCGATGCAGCCATTATTTTCTCGGATATCCTTGTCGTCAACGAAGCCATGGGAATGGACGTCGAAATCATCGAATCCAAAGGCATACGGCTCTCACCTGCTATCCGCTCGCAGGTCGACATTGATCGGCTTATCATCCCTGACATCAATGAAAAGCTCGGGTATGTGATGGATGCCATCCGCCTGACAAAAAAAGAGCTTGACAACAGAGTCCCGCTTATCGGATTTTCCGGTGCAGCATGGACGCTCTTCACCTATGCCGTCGAAGGTGGTGGGTCAAAGAACTACGCCTTTGCCAAAAAGATGATGTATCGTGAGCCGAAAATGGCCCATATGCTCCTCAGCAAAATTTCCAGCGTCATCACCGAATATGTCCTGATGCAGATCGAAGCCGGTGCAGATGCAATCCAGATATTCGATTCATGGGCAAGCGCACTTTCAGAAGACGACTATCGCGAATTTGCCCTTCCCTATATCAAGGAAAACGTTCAGGCAATCAAGACAAAATATCCCGACACTCCGGTAATTGTCTTCTCGAAAGACTGTAACACCATTCTCTCCGAAATTGCCGATACCGGCTGCGATGCCATGGGCCTTGGATGGAACATGGATATTGCCAAAGCGCGCAAAGAACTGAACGACAGAGTCTGCATTCAGGGCAATATGGATCCGACAGTACTGTACGGCACTCCGGATAAAATCCGCTCGGAAGCAGCCAAAATACTCAAGCAGTTTGGCCAGCATACAGCGACATCAGGCCATGTGTTCAACCTCGGACACGGCATTCTTCCGGATGTCGATCCTGCAAACCTGAAACTCCTTGTGGAATTTGTCAAGGAAGAAAGTGTCAAGTACCACTAA
- a CDS encoding CoB--CoM heterodisulfide reductase iron-sulfur subunit B family protein: protein MKRYAYYLSCINESMTKELDRSIDLWQKDLDLELIKLHESTCCGGSNLEYVSPKHFALVNARNIAHAEKLGLDLVVSCNTCLMTIRTAKKKLDSSAELKCEVNEILKKEGLEYKGTSEVRHLLWILIEDVGLDVIKSKVKVPLKNYKIAPFYGCHILRPSTVLGKDNPLDPSSLDQLIEALGGTTIPYEHKNRCCGFHTLLVAEEESLNVAAEALNEAIESKADFIVTPCPLCHTVLDGYQAKALKQAHINASIPVFHLSEMVGLALGYTKKQLGIKRHIVS, encoded by the coding sequence ATGAAACGGTATGCATACTACCTGAGCTGTATAAACGAATCCATGACGAAGGAGCTCGACCGCTCAATCGACCTGTGGCAAAAAGATCTTGATTTAGAACTGATCAAGCTGCATGAAAGCACATGTTGCGGAGGCAGCAACCTTGAGTATGTAAGTCCGAAACATTTCGCGCTTGTCAATGCACGCAATATCGCACATGCTGAAAAACTCGGTCTTGATCTGGTCGTCTCCTGCAACACATGCCTGATGACCATACGAACGGCAAAGAAAAAGCTCGATTCATCTGCCGAACTGAAGTGTGAGGTCAATGAGATTTTGAAAAAAGAAGGACTTGAATACAAAGGAACGTCGGAAGTTCGCCACCTGTTGTGGATATTGATCGAGGATGTCGGGCTTGACGTGATCAAATCGAAAGTAAAGGTTCCGCTTAAAAACTATAAAATCGCCCCCTTTTACGGCTGTCATATTCTCAGACCATCGACAGTACTCGGCAAAGACAACCCCCTTGACCCAAGTTCGCTCGACCAGTTGATTGAAGCGCTTGGCGGAACAACCATACCCTATGAGCATAAAAACCGCTGCTGCGGATTTCACACCCTGCTGGTGGCCGAAGAAGAGTCACTCAACGTTGCCGCAGAAGCGCTCAACGAAGCCATCGAATCCAAAGCCGACTTTATTGTGACCCCCTGTCCGCTCTGCCATACCGTCCTTGACGGCTATCAGGCAAAAGCGCTCAAACAGGCTCATATCAATGCATCGATTCCTGTGTTTCATCTTTCGGAAATGGTAGGCCTTGCGCTTGGCTACACCAAAAAGCAGCTTGGCATCAAAAGGCATATCGTCTCTTGA
- a CDS encoding succinate dehydrogenase/fumarate reductase iron-sulfur subunit — MTGAAEQHKEEKRDITFRVFRFNPQVDIKPYFDDYTIPVERGITVLRALNYIKEHVDPTVSYRAFCQAGICGSCGMRVNGISKLACTTQVWDELDRCKEPGILRVEPLRNMPPIKDLIVDMDPLVDKMKHYMNWVDSSMPESEMGKKEFLVSEDEFLKYDKATDCILCASCVSECTILRAHKEYVSPAVLLKSYRMNVDSRDSIHDTRLAELVKDHGVWDCTHCYRCQETCVKSIPIMDAIHGIRENALEVRGTKDTSGAKHAEAFMDDIAKKGKLVEATLPFRTNGVLWTLQNLLPMAVKMIMKRRTPPPPPMVKPSKGIKAFREEFREMTEHVKDDHQTHNK; from the coding sequence ATGACGGGAGCAGCAGAACAGCATAAAGAAGAAAAAAGGGATATAACCTTTCGGGTATTCCGATTTAACCCGCAGGTAGACATCAAACCCTATTTCGATGACTACACCATCCCTGTTGAACGAGGCATTACCGTTCTCCGAGCACTCAATTATATAAAGGAGCATGTCGATCCAACGGTAAGTTACAGAGCATTCTGCCAGGCAGGAATCTGTGGATCCTGCGGCATGCGGGTAAACGGCATATCGAAGCTTGCTTGCACCACACAGGTCTGGGACGAGCTTGACCGGTGTAAAGAACCCGGAATCCTCAGGGTTGAGCCTCTGCGCAATATGCCCCCCATAAAAGACCTCATCGTTGACATGGATCCTCTTGTCGACAAGATGAAACACTATATGAACTGGGTCGACTCATCAATGCCTGAATCCGAAATGGGCAAAAAAGAGTTTCTTGTATCAGAAGATGAGTTTTTAAAATACGACAAGGCGACAGACTGCATACTCTGCGCATCATGCGTTTCGGAATGCACCATTCTGAGAGCACACAAAGAGTATGTATCCCCCGCTGTTCTCCTGAAATCCTACAGAATGAACGTTGACAGCCGCGACTCAATTCACGACACACGCCTTGCCGAACTGGTAAAGGATCACGGCGTCTGGGATTGTACGCACTGCTATCGCTGTCAGGAAACCTGCGTCAAAAGCATTCCCATCATGGATGCCATCCACGGCATACGCGAAAACGCTCTGGAGGTCAGAGGAACAAAAGACACCAGCGGCGCGAAACATGCCGAAGCCTTCATGGATGATATCGCAAAGAAAGGAAAACTCGTTGAAGCCACCCTGCCGTTCCGGACAAATGGTGTGCTATGGACACTGCAGAATCTGTTGCCCATGGCAGTAAAAATGATCATGAAGCGCCGTACGCCTCCTCCACCGCCTATGGTAAAACCATCCAAGGGAATCAAGGCGTTCCGGGAAGAGTTCAGAGAGATGACGGAGCACGTCAAAGATGATCATCAGACACATAACAAATAA
- a CDS encoding FAD-binding protein, translating into MKPFDIVIVGGGGAGLYAAMEAMKTNPSLNIAVLSKVYPNRSHTSAAQGGANAALANKAKDDTVEMHIFDTIKGSDYLADQDAVDILCSEAPKIIRELDNIGTPWSRLDDNTIAQRPFGGAGRPRCCYCADKTGHTILQTLYEQCLKKGVFFFNEYFSLSLSVNNSRMRGLLAINMKTGKIEAFPAKTVIFATGGYAKMYWNRSSNAAGNTGDGQAIAYRAGIPLKDMEFVQFHPTGLRKSGLLVTEGARGEGGYLVNKDGERFMSRYAPEKMELGPRDLVSRSIETEILQGRGFDSPAGKYIHLDLTHLGAELIKSRLPQIREMSMNFEGVDPIEEPIPVRPTAHYSMGGIDTDNYGRTVMDGVYAAGECACVSVHGANRLGGNSLLDILVFGRIAGHTAAEEAGKFEPGNISPEEIKAKDEELRSFMQSSGHYERYGALREELGQTLALNVGIYREASKISRGMEDLSLLKDRFKKIRVFDSSDIFNTNLIQVLELQNMLDLAETVATGALAREESRGSHTRNDFPTRNDEKWHKHTLATLENGTVKLGQKPVTMGRYELQERTY; encoded by the coding sequence ATGAAACCATTTGATATCGTTATTGTCGGAGGAGGCGGTGCAGGATTATATGCTGCTATGGAGGCCATGAAAACCAATCCCTCCCTGAATATCGCCGTTTTATCGAAAGTCTATCCAAACCGCTCACATACCTCGGCAGCCCAGGGAGGAGCCAATGCGGCCCTTGCCAACAAGGCAAAGGATGACACCGTCGAAATGCATATTTTCGACACCATCAAAGGCAGTGATTACCTTGCCGATCAGGATGCAGTCGATATCCTCTGTTCCGAAGCGCCAAAAATCATCCGTGAGCTCGACAACATAGGCACTCCATGGTCGCGCCTTGACGATAATACTATTGCCCAGAGGCCTTTCGGTGGAGCCGGACGACCGCGATGCTGCTACTGCGCAGACAAAACCGGCCATACCATTCTGCAGACGCTTTATGAACAGTGTCTGAAAAAAGGGGTCTTTTTCTTCAATGAATATTTTTCCCTGAGCCTTTCAGTCAATAACAGCCGTATGAGAGGCCTGCTTGCCATCAACATGAAAACAGGCAAGATCGAAGCTTTTCCTGCCAAAACGGTTATTTTCGCAACCGGCGGCTATGCGAAAATGTACTGGAACCGCTCCAGCAATGCCGCAGGCAATACCGGTGATGGACAGGCCATAGCCTACCGTGCAGGAATTCCTCTCAAAGATATGGAGTTTGTCCAGTTTCACCCGACCGGCCTGAGAAAAAGCGGCCTCCTCGTAACTGAAGGAGCCAGAGGCGAAGGCGGCTATCTTGTCAATAAAGACGGCGAACGGTTCATGTCGAGATATGCTCCCGAAAAAATGGAGCTGGGCCCAAGAGACCTTGTTTCTCGTTCCATCGAAACGGAAATCCTGCAGGGAAGAGGCTTTGACAGCCCGGCAGGTAAATATATCCACCTTGATCTGACCCATCTTGGGGCAGAGCTGATCAAATCAAGGCTACCCCAGATCCGGGAAATGTCGATGAATTTCGAAGGCGTCGACCCTATAGAAGAACCGATTCCCGTCAGGCCAACCGCGCATTATTCCATGGGCGGCATTGATACCGACAACTATGGCAGAACGGTAATGGACGGCGTCTATGCCGCAGGGGAGTGTGCCTGCGTATCGGTACACGGAGCAAACCGGCTTGGCGGCAACTCGCTTCTCGACATCCTCGTATTCGGACGAATTGCCGGACACACAGCCGCAGAAGAGGCAGGAAAATTCGAACCGGGAAACATTTCCCCTGAAGAGATCAAAGCCAAAGACGAAGAACTCAGAAGCTTCATGCAATCTTCGGGACATTACGAACGCTATGGCGCACTGAGGGAAGAGCTTGGCCAAACCCTTGCGCTTAATGTCGGCATATACAGAGAGGCATCTAAAATCAGTCGAGGGATGGAGGACCTGTCACTATTGAAAGATCGCTTCAAGAAAATACGTGTTTTCGACTCCAGCGACATCTTCAATACCAATCTTATTCAGGTTCTTGAACTGCAGAACATGCTGGATCTGGCCGAAACCGTCGCAACGGGAGCTCTTGCAAGAGAGGAAAGCCGTGGCTCACATACAAGAAATGACTTCCCGACAAGGAACGATGAAAAATGGCACAAACACACATTGGCAACCCTTGAAAACGGGACGGTAAAACTCGGTCAAAAACCTGTAACGATGGGCAGGTATGAACTCCAGGAAAGAACCTATTAA